One stretch of Nocardioides perillae DNA includes these proteins:
- a CDS encoding RNA polymerase sigma factor produces MFVSSNARKLLPAEVLAHPAVAALVAQGGPTGTLTPDQVRQASEDAAIEPRHLKALLGHLSSLGISVDIPVGTGRAVAATSTRRTTTAKTTAKAAPAKKAAAKKAPAKKAAASAAAADELAPLAPTSGVAPDGTVEVAVPVDGVAPAAVGPDGKKVLPDIPDEQFEKDVATDPTIKQDEKEGTFVVSAADDTDEPEQQVMVAGATADPVKDYLKQIGKVPLLNAEMEVELAKRIEAGLFAEEKLAKGGKITAKVLEELEWIAEDGRRAKNHLLEANLRLVVSLAKRYTGRGMLFLDLIQEGNLGLIRAVEKFDYTKGYKFSTYATWWIRQAITRAMADQARTIRIPVHMVEVINKLARVQRQMLQDLGREPTPEELAKELDMTPEKVVEVQKYGREPISLHTPLGEDGDSEFGDLIEDSEAIVPADAVSFTLLQEQLHAVLDTLSEREAGVVSMRFGLTDGQPKTLDEIGKVYGVTRERIRQIESKTMSKLRHPSRSQVLRDYLD; encoded by the coding sequence GAGGACGCGGCGATCGAGCCCCGGCACCTCAAGGCGCTGCTGGGGCACCTCAGCAGCCTCGGGATCTCGGTCGACATCCCGGTCGGCACCGGGCGGGCGGTCGCGGCCACGAGCACGCGCCGCACGACGACCGCCAAGACGACCGCGAAGGCCGCCCCCGCGAAGAAGGCCGCCGCGAAGAAGGCGCCGGCCAAGAAGGCTGCCGCGTCCGCCGCCGCGGCCGACGAGCTCGCGCCGCTGGCACCGACGAGCGGTGTGGCCCCCGACGGCACCGTCGAGGTCGCGGTCCCGGTCGACGGCGTCGCCCCCGCCGCGGTGGGCCCCGACGGCAAGAAGGTCCTGCCCGACATCCCCGACGAGCAGTTCGAGAAGGACGTCGCGACCGACCCGACGATCAAGCAGGACGAGAAGGAGGGCACGTTCGTCGTCAGCGCCGCCGACGACACCGACGAGCCCGAGCAGCAGGTCATGGTCGCCGGCGCGACCGCCGACCCGGTCAAGGACTACCTCAAGCAGATCGGCAAGGTCCCCCTCCTCAACGCCGAGATGGAGGTCGAGCTCGCCAAGCGCATCGAGGCCGGCCTCTTCGCCGAGGAGAAGCTCGCCAAGGGCGGCAAGATCACGGCCAAGGTGCTCGAGGAGCTCGAGTGGATCGCCGAGGACGGCCGCCGCGCGAAGAACCACCTGCTCGAGGCCAACCTGCGCCTCGTCGTCTCGCTGGCCAAGCGCTACACCGGGCGCGGCATGCTCTTCCTCGACCTGATCCAGGAGGGCAACCTCGGCCTGATCCGCGCGGTCGAGAAGTTCGACTACACCAAGGGCTACAAGTTCTCGACCTACGCCACGTGGTGGATCCGCCAGGCGATCACCCGCGCCATGGCCGACCAGGCGCGCACCATCCGCATCCCGGTGCACATGGTCGAGGTCATCAACAAGCTCGCCCGCGTGCAGCGGCAGATGCTGCAGGACCTCGGTCGCGAGCCCACCCCGGAGGAGCTCGCCAAGGAGCTCGACATGACCCCCGAGAAGGTCGTCGAGGTCCAGAAGTACGGCCGCGAGCCGATCTCGCTGCACACCCCGCTCGGCGAGGACGGCGACTCGGAGTTCGGTGACCTCATCGAGGACTCCGAGGCGATCGTGCCGGCCGACGCGGTGTCGTTCACGCTCCTGCAGGAGCAGCTGCACGCGGTCCTCGACACCCTGTCCGAGCGCGAGGCGGGCGTGGTGTCCATGCGGTTCGGGCTGACCGACGGCCAGCCCAAGACGCTCGACGAGATCGGCAAGGTCTACGGCGTGACCCGGGAGCGGATCCGCCAGATCGAGTCGAAGACGATGTCGAAGCTGCGTCACCCCTCGCGCTCCCAGGTCCTGCGCGACTACCTCGACTGA